One Caulobacter segnis genomic window carries:
- the uraD gene encoding 2-oxo-4-hydroxy-4-carboxy-5-ureidoimidazoline decarboxylase, translating into MSGAPPLTLARLNSMNQTGFTTALGFAFELSPWVVERAWDERPFTSIDGLHAAMMAVLDAASTEDKLALIRAHPELAGKAAIARSLTAESTAEQASAGLDRLTPEEFARFHELNAAYNARFGFPFIICVRLNDKASILRAMEARAANDEAAEIAEAILQIGLISKLRLLDAVTA; encoded by the coding sequence ATGAGCGGCGCTCCGCCCCTGACCCTGGCTCGGCTGAACAGCATGAACCAGACGGGCTTCACCACCGCCTTGGGCTTCGCCTTCGAGCTGTCGCCCTGGGTCGTCGAGCGCGCCTGGGACGAGCGGCCCTTCACGAGCATCGATGGCCTGCACGCGGCGATGATGGCCGTGCTGGACGCGGCCTCGACCGAGGACAAGCTGGCCCTGATCCGCGCCCACCCTGAGTTGGCCGGCAAGGCGGCGATCGCCAGGTCGCTGACCGCCGAGAGCACGGCTGAACAGGCCAGCGCGGGGCTCGACAGGCTGACACCGGAGGAGTTCGCCCGCTTCCATGAGCTGAACGCGGCCTACAACGCGCGCTTCGGCTTTCCCTTCATCATCTGTGTGCGCCTGAACGACAAGGCCTCGATCCTCCGGGCCATGGAGGCGCGCGCGGCCAACGACGAGGCGGCCGAGATCGCCGAGGCGATTCTGCAGATCGGCCTGATCTCCAAGCTTCGACTGCTCGACGCGGTGACCGCTTGA
- a CDS encoding urate hydroxylase PuuD, whose product MDYDFASWAGMALRWLHVIAGVAWIGASFYFVWLDNNLRDPDPPKEGVKGELWAVHGGGFYHSQKYMVAPAHMPDHLHWFKWEAYTTWLSGFALLTVLYYVGAPVYLIDPAKHAFTQGQAIGVGLAFIFGGLLVYEAVCRSPLGKNGKLFGLVWFATLTAATWALTQLFSDRGAFIHVGAIIGTCMVGNVFLIIIPNQRKIVADMLAGRPVDPRLGLMGKQRSVHNTHMTLPVIFIMISNHYPAVSGHPKAWLLLAMISAGAISIRYFFIQRHFGKIRHEFLFYGAMLIFGATAIASMKPKDRVEVSSQVPFTTAQAIIQKHCVMCHSAAPTHPGFSAPPLGATFDTPEHIQTYAPKIHERAVASTSMPLGNETGMTDEERAQLGAWIKQGAKIP is encoded by the coding sequence ATGGACTACGACTTCGCTTCCTGGGCCGGCATGGCGCTGCGCTGGCTGCACGTGATCGCGGGCGTGGCCTGGATCGGCGCGTCCTTCTATTTCGTCTGGCTGGACAACAATCTGCGCGATCCGGATCCGCCCAAGGAGGGCGTGAAGGGCGAACTGTGGGCCGTGCACGGCGGCGGCTTCTACCATTCGCAGAAGTACATGGTGGCCCCGGCGCACATGCCCGACCACCTGCACTGGTTCAAGTGGGAGGCCTACACCACCTGGCTTTCGGGCTTCGCCCTGCTGACCGTGCTCTACTATGTCGGCGCGCCGGTCTATCTGATCGACCCGGCCAAGCACGCCTTCACGCAGGGCCAGGCCATCGGCGTCGGCCTGGCCTTCATCTTCGGCGGCCTCTTGGTCTATGAGGCCGTGTGCCGCTCGCCGCTGGGCAAGAACGGCAAGCTGTTCGGCCTGGTCTGGTTCGCCACCCTGACGGCGGCGACCTGGGCCCTCACCCAACTGTTCTCCGACCGCGGGGCCTTCATCCACGTGGGCGCGATCATCGGCACCTGCATGGTTGGGAATGTCTTCCTGATCATCATCCCCAACCAGCGCAAGATCGTCGCCGACATGCTGGCCGGCCGGCCCGTCGATCCACGCCTGGGTCTGATGGGCAAGCAGCGCTCGGTCCACAACACCCACATGACGCTGCCGGTCATCTTCATCATGATCAGCAACCACTATCCGGCCGTCTCGGGCCACCCGAAGGCTTGGCTGCTGCTGGCCATGATCAGCGCCGGGGCCATCTCGATCCGCTACTTCTTCATCCAGCGCCACTTCGGCAAGATCCGGCACGAGTTCCTGTTCTACGGCGCCATGCTGATCTTCGGCGCGACGGCCATCGCCTCCATGAAGCCTAAGGACAGGGTCGAGGTCTCCAGCCAGGTCCCCTTCACCACCGCCCAGGCGATCATCCAGAAGCACTGCGTGATGTGCCACAGCGCCGCGCCGACCCATCCCGGCTTCTCGGCCCCACCGCTTGGCGCGACCTTCGACACGCCTGAGCACATCCAGACCTACGCGCCGAAAATCCACGAGCGCGCGGTGGCTTCGACCAGCATGCCCCTTGGCAACGAGACCGGCATGACCGATGAGGAGCGGGCCCAGCTGGGCGCCTGGATCAAACAGGGAGCCAAGATCCCGTGA
- a CDS encoding TetR family transcriptional regulator: MTDAVLDATIKTETDSAPRKRNAERTRKAILAAALKEFAQAGFAGARIEKIVKAAKCNIRMLYHYFGDKKGLYMAVLESAYMDLRAREAELKIDFDKPLEGFLELQRFTFDYFEKNPRFEGLLRNENLQHGKFASQSRVVTETAFPLRRTIERLIESGQAKGIFGPNLDPVQIYVTIAAMSRFHLANGYSLSATLDTDMSAPEWRKARLDHALALLEGYLTRGAR; this comes from the coding sequence GTGACCGACGCCGTCCTGGACGCGACCATCAAGACCGAGACAGACAGCGCGCCGCGTAAGCGCAACGCCGAACGCACCCGCAAGGCGATCCTCGCCGCGGCCCTGAAGGAGTTCGCCCAGGCCGGCTTCGCCGGGGCCCGGATCGAGAAGATCGTCAAGGCCGCCAAGTGCAACATCCGGATGCTGTACCACTACTTCGGGGACAAGAAGGGCCTGTACATGGCCGTCCTCGAAAGCGCCTACATGGACCTGCGGGCGCGCGAGGCCGAGCTGAAGATCGACTTCGACAAGCCGCTGGAAGGCTTCCTCGAGCTGCAGCGCTTCACCTTCGACTATTTCGAGAAGAACCCGCGCTTCGAGGGTCTGCTGCGCAACGAGAACCTGCAGCACGGCAAGTTCGCCTCGCAGTCGCGGGTGGTGACCGAGACCGCCTTTCCACTGCGTCGGACGATCGAGCGGCTGATCGAGAGCGGCCAGGCCAAGGGCATCTTCGGCCCGAACCTCGACCCGGTGCAGATCTACGTGACCATCGCGGCCATGAGCCGCTTCCACCTGGCCAACGGCTACTCGCTGTCGGCGACCCTGGACACCGACATGAGCGCGCCCGAGTGGCGCAAGGCGCGGCTGGACCACGCCCTGGCGCTGCTCGAAGGCTATCTCACGCGCGGCGCGCGCTAG
- a CDS encoding YceI family protein: MRSILPVVALLALAACSPQPADKTAEAPAAAAPTTTAPKPPKADIPAGDYTLDKHHATLVFRVSHLGFSNYTGAFADFDAKLHFDQNNAAVSTLEATVNPTSLTIPAPPEGFLAELTGPQWLNTATYPAITFKSTKVETTGPDTGKVTGDLTLHGVTKPVTLDVTYNGGYTGHPMDPHARIGFSAKGAFKRSDFGIAYGVPAPGSTMGVSDEVQVAIEAEFSGPPLAATPSPAAPASNP; this comes from the coding sequence ATGAGATCGATCCTGCCTGTCGTCGCCCTGCTGGCGCTGGCCGCCTGTTCGCCGCAGCCGGCCGACAAGACCGCCGAGGCGCCCGCCGCCGCGGCGCCGACGACGACCGCGCCAAAGCCGCCCAAGGCCGACATCCCGGCCGGCGACTACACCCTGGACAAGCACCACGCGACGCTGGTGTTCCGGGTCAGCCACCTGGGCTTCTCGAACTACACAGGCGCCTTCGCCGACTTCGACGCCAAGCTTCATTTCGACCAGAACAACGCCGCCGTCAGCACGCTGGAGGCGACGGTCAATCCGACGTCGCTGACCATCCCGGCCCCGCCAGAGGGCTTCCTGGCCGAGCTGACCGGCCCGCAGTGGCTGAACACGGCCACCTATCCGGCCATCACCTTCAAGTCGACCAAGGTCGAGACCACCGGCCCCGACACCGGCAAGGTCACGGGCGACCTGACCCTACACGGCGTCACCAAGCCGGTGACCCTGGATGTGACCTACAACGGCGGCTACACGGGCCATCCGATGGATCCGCACGCCCGCATCGGCTTCTCGGCCAAGGGCGCGTTCAAGCGGTCGGACTTTGGCATCGCCTATGGCGTGCCCGCGCCGGGCTCGACCATGGGCGTCAGCGACGAGGTCCAGGTGGCGATCGAGGCCGAGTTCAGCGGTCCGCCGCTGGCCGCCACGCCCTCGCCGGCCGCGCCGGCCAGCAATCCCTAG
- a CDS encoding calcium-binding protein codes for MYLTGTEGDDILAGGADADTLVGLGGDDTLQGGDGDDLLIGGAGNNTLDGGAGSDTVSYADDHVVVPMFSFLMINLASQSASIIGPVGTLLDTLVSIENAVGSSGADWLIGGAGNNHLYGGAGGDVLNGGGGADVLEGGEGNDSFGTDIGVTSLQPGSLMLGGDGDDSFRSGNSNDTMHGDAGNDTFQIQNYAATRIVDGGEGVDTVTFTGGPIAYSSGVVFDLGVTTAQTVAPGMVVTASNVENVTGSSAADVLIGDANANVLNGGAGDDTLVGGLGADTLTGGAGADTFVFANGDAPYYGVDTINDMTLDDHIVFTDGPAGSSANYVEMPMLDFSAIEALFAGDGVRYVAVQMGSNVTLFTDLGEEGASYDNIIVLAGTNLSAIDAGSILGL; via the coding sequence ATGTATCTGACGGGAACCGAGGGCGACGACATCCTGGCCGGCGGCGCCGACGCCGACACCCTGGTGGGTCTGGGCGGCGACGACACCCTGCAAGGCGGCGACGGCGACGACCTGCTGATCGGCGGGGCGGGCAACAACACGCTGGATGGCGGCGCCGGCAGCGACACGGTCAGCTACGCGGACGACCATGTCGTCGTGCCCATGTTCAGCTTCCTCATGATCAACCTCGCGAGCCAGTCTGCCTCGATCATCGGACCGGTGGGGACGTTGCTGGACACCCTGGTCTCCATCGAGAACGCCGTCGGGTCTTCAGGCGCGGACTGGCTGATTGGCGGCGCCGGAAACAACCACCTCTACGGCGGCGCTGGGGGCGATGTGTTGAATGGCGGAGGCGGCGCAGACGTGTTGGAGGGCGGAGAAGGCAACGACTCCTTTGGGACGGACATTGGCGTGACAAGCCTGCAACCCGGTTCCCTGATGTTGGGCGGCGACGGTGACGACAGCTTCCGTAGCGGCAACTCCAACGACACCATGCACGGCGACGCCGGGAACGACACCTTCCAGATCCAGAACTATGCGGCAACCCGCATCGTTGATGGCGGCGAGGGCGTCGACACCGTGACGTTCACCGGCGGTCCCATCGCCTATTCGAGCGGTGTGGTCTTCGATCTGGGCGTAACGACGGCCCAAACAGTTGCGCCTGGCATGGTCGTGACGGCGTCGAACGTCGAGAACGTCACGGGCTCCAGCGCCGCCGACGTCCTGATCGGCGATGCGAACGCCAATGTCCTGAACGGCGGGGCGGGCGACGACACCCTCGTCGGCGGGCTCGGCGCAGATACCCTGACCGGCGGCGCCGGCGCGGACACCTTCGTCTTCGCGAACGGGGACGCGCCTTACTATGGCGTCGACACGATCAACGACATGACCCTGGACGACCACATCGTGTTCACCGACGGTCCGGCCGGCTCCAGCGCCAACTATGTCGAAATGCCTATGCTGGACTTCTCGGCGATCGAAGCGCTCTTCGCCGGGGACGGCGTGCGCTACGTGGCCGTTCAGATGGGGAGCAACGTGACACTCTTCACCGATCTCGGCGAGGAGGGCGCGAGCTACGACAACATCATCGTCCTGGCCGGAACCAACCTGTCGGCGATCGACGCCGGTTCGATCCTCGGGCTCTAG
- a CDS encoding acetamidase/formamidase family protein: protein MMAHHRLASAPDTVRFGMFDAAFDPVLTVNPGDSVTFECVSGGVEVMPAAGSPYAIPPALQAIHDSKPERIGPHILTGPVAIAGAEPGDRLEVRIEAIEPNNDWGYCAVRPLAGTIPEDFPDRYVSHIAVDAARDVCKPEWGPELPLAPFFGTMGVAPPARYGRLSSREPREHGGNMDNKELVAGSTLYLPVWVPGANFSVGDGHGRQGDGEVCVNALEMGLTGTFTFVLHKAADAPFTWPRAETPTHHILMGFNEDLDLAMKQALRQTIDFIVARSSLTRVQAYQFCSLAVDFRVTQTVNGEKGVHALVQKGLLF from the coding sequence TTGATGGCGCATCACCGACTGGCTTCGGCCCCCGACACCGTCCGCTTCGGCATGTTCGACGCGGCCTTTGATCCCGTGTTGACGGTGAACCCGGGCGACAGCGTCACCTTCGAGTGTGTGTCAGGCGGCGTCGAGGTGATGCCGGCGGCCGGTTCGCCCTACGCCATTCCGCCGGCGCTGCAAGCGATCCACGACAGCAAGCCCGAGCGCATCGGGCCGCACATCCTGACCGGCCCCGTGGCCATCGCCGGCGCCGAACCGGGCGATAGGCTGGAGGTGCGGATCGAGGCGATCGAGCCGAACAACGACTGGGGCTATTGCGCCGTGCGGCCCTTGGCGGGGACGATCCCGGAAGACTTCCCCGACCGTTATGTCAGCCACATCGCCGTCGACGCGGCGCGCGACGTCTGCAAGCCCGAATGGGGTCCGGAGCTGCCTCTGGCCCCGTTCTTCGGCACCATGGGCGTTGCGCCGCCGGCCCGGTACGGCCGCCTCTCCAGCCGCGAGCCGCGCGAGCATGGCGGCAACATGGACAACAAGGAGCTGGTCGCCGGCTCGACCCTCTATCTGCCGGTCTGGGTCCCGGGCGCGAACTTCTCGGTCGGTGACGGCCACGGTCGGCAGGGTGACGGCGAGGTCTGCGTCAACGCGCTGGAAATGGGCCTGACCGGGACCTTCACCTTCGTGCTGCACAAGGCCGCGGACGCGCCCTTCACCTGGCCCCGCGCCGAGACGCCGACCCACCACATCCTGATGGGCTTCAACGAGGACCTGGACCTGGCCATGAAGCAGGCCCTGCGCCAGACGATCGACTTCATCGTCGCCCGCTCCAGCCTGACCCGCGTCCAAGCCTATCAGTTCTGCTCCCTGGCCGTGGACTTCCGGGTGACCCAGACCGTCAACGGCGAGAAGGGCGTCCATGCCCTGGTGCAAAAGGGGCTGCTGTTCTGA